Proteins encoded by one window of Bacillus sp. DTU_2020_1000418_1_SI_GHA_SEK_038:
- a CDS encoding phosphotransferase → MKINHGGDDLFINRLFSYLQNQLTITIEDIKPIRKKVFYVKSPDMDFILKGFSSFSRLKQQEDFLRVLKGEGFLKTYSFYQLAKYPPLHFEGSFYSCLEYIQPSDFPFTFHQLKDQLEGLSLLNDFHSATKSLAKKFERGLSHFNQLAKWNERSAIFLNNLPIIKYYVQKEIINELLVWADWSLKGIQAEQNFFLSGKKVILHGDVAHHNFLRANNGELHLIDFDLISLGHSHSDYLQYANRILPYLDWSFKDLAGFKIMHPFILEKGFLYGLGYPTDIFREWNRAIRERSHVQQEKIQQLLNITVGQFKERQNFFKELQSKVE, encoded by the coding sequence ATGAAGATTAATCACGGAGGAGACGATTTATTTATTAATCGTCTCTTCTCCTATTTACAAAATCAGCTTACGATTACAATTGAAGATATTAAACCAATTAGAAAAAAGGTTTTTTATGTTAAGTCACCGGATATGGATTTTATATTAAAGGGATTTTCTAGTTTTTCACGACTAAAGCAACAGGAAGATTTTTTAAGGGTACTGAAAGGTGAAGGATTTTTAAAAACATATTCCTTTTATCAATTGGCGAAGTATCCGCCATTACATTTTGAAGGTAGCTTTTATAGTTGTCTAGAATATATCCAGCCTTCGGATTTTCCATTTACATTTCATCAACTGAAAGATCAACTGGAAGGTTTAAGCTTATTAAACGATTTTCACTCAGCAACAAAAAGTCTGGCAAAAAAATTTGAACGGGGACTCTCCCATTTTAATCAATTAGCTAAATGGAACGAAAGATCAGCTATATTTTTAAATAATCTGCCGATCATAAAGTATTATGTGCAAAAAGAAATCATTAATGAATTACTTGTTTGGGCAGACTGGTCCTTAAAAGGAATTCAGGCAGAGCAAAACTTCTTCCTAAGCGGGAAAAAGGTTATTCTGCATGGAGATGTCGCCCACCATAATTTTTTGCGAGCAAACAACGGTGAATTACATCTGATTGACTTTGATTTAATTAGCCTAGGACATTCACATTCCGACTATCTTCAATATGCCAATAGGATATTGCCTTACCTAGACTGGTCATTCAAGGATCTGGCTGGTTTTAAGATCATGCACCCGTTTATACTTGAAAAGGGATTTCTATATGGACTTGGGTATCCAACGGACATATTCAGGGAATGGAATCGTGCGATAAGAGAAAGGTCGCATGTACAGCAGGAGAAAATTCAACAATTGCTGAATATAACAGTTGGTCAATTTAAAGAGAGGCAAAATTTTTTCAAGGAATTGCAATCTAAGGTTGAATGA
- the safA gene encoding SafA/ExsA family spore coat assembly protein, which translates to MKIHIVQKGDTLWKIAKKYGVNFEELKKMNTQLSNPDMIMPGMKIKVPGSGGSIKKEAPIGGMPETKISMGAKKEMPITEHPFAKEKPMTLPVVEAPKEIPIKEAPQMEAPKQLPKAVSPKVEAPKQLPKAVSPQVEAPKQLPKMVSPQAEAPKQLPKMVSPQAEAPKQLPKMVSPQMETPKQLPKMVSPQMETPKQLPKMVSPQEEMPIKPYAPKMPKPIMPESDQNYYMNLAAQKPVPQLPPKPVNILPQVKPIAHESPESIESESNVHKQQGGFYQPMYPYQPQSFYPVSQVMPGAGFPGGYPHAMGYPQVQGAATMPMYQAPAMPMHQMPHYGLAGVESPGFEESSSFMPMHQMPHMNPAYTQVQGAQMPAPVMGVEEMGQQQLPLQPTFTAPAMQPAYGYPQAPCPPYPAQMIPISPVMPGSGFCGPMPYGQMPYGYPQMGVMPQVQGVMEESPEMAQMPMMPTQSQMPMMPTQSQMPMMPTQSQMPMMPIQSQMPLMPIQSQMPLMPTEAQMPMMPTQSQMPVMPTQSKMSMMPVQGVKEDCGCGSGAPQMFQGAYNPGYGSPGMYDMGAAPMYGTPYGQQTGYPQMGYPMPGQMNPYMSPYGQGPMGGHAFGMPRSFEESSDYED; encoded by the coding sequence GTGAAGATCCATATCGTACAAAAAGGGGATACTCTTTGGAAGATCGCCAAAAAGTACGGCGTGAATTTTGAAGAGCTGAAAAAGATGAATACACAGCTCAGTAATCCTGATATGATTATGCCCGGCATGAAAATAAAAGTACCTGGATCTGGAGGATCCATCAAAAAAGAAGCTCCAATAGGAGGCATGCCGGAAACAAAAATCAGTATGGGTGCTAAAAAGGAAATGCCTATTACAGAACACCCCTTTGCTAAAGAAAAACCAATGACATTGCCTGTAGTTGAAGCACCAAAAGAAATACCGATAAAAGAAGCGCCGCAGATGGAAGCACCAAAGCAATTGCCAAAAGCGGTATCACCAAAGGTGGAAGCACCAAAGCAATTGCCAAAAGCGGTATCACCACAGGTGGAAGCGCCAAAGCAATTGCCGAAAATGGTATCACCACAGGCAGAAGCGCCAAAGCAATTGCCGAAAATGGTATCACCACAGGCAGAAGCACCAAAGCAATTACCGAAAATGGTATCACCACAGATGGAAACACCAAAGCAATTACCAAAAATGGTGTCACCACAGATGGAAACACCAAAGCAATTACCAAAAATGGTGTCACCACAAGAAGAGATGCCCATTAAACCATACGCTCCAAAAATGCCAAAGCCCATTATGCCTGAATCAGACCAAAACTACTACATGAATTTAGCGGCACAGAAGCCGGTACCACAGCTCCCGCCCAAACCAGTAAACATCCTTCCACAAGTTAAACCAATTGCCCATGAAAGCCCTGAATCAATTGAAAGTGAATCGAATGTTCATAAACAACAAGGAGGGTTTTATCAGCCAATGTATCCATATCAACCACAAAGTTTTTATCCTGTTTCTCAAGTAATGCCTGGCGCTGGGTTTCCAGGTGGATATCCTCATGCTATGGGTTACCCGCAAGTTCAGGGGGCAGCAACTATGCCTATGTATCAGGCACCAGCAATGCCGATGCATCAAATGCCGCATTACGGATTAGCAGGTGTGGAAAGCCCTGGTTTTGAGGAATCATCTTCATTCATGCCGATGCATCAAATGCCACACATGAATCCAGCCTATACTCAAGTACAAGGAGCTCAAATGCCAGCACCAGTAATGGGTGTAGAAGAAATGGGGCAGCAACAGTTGCCGCTTCAGCCAACATTTACGGCACCAGCTATGCAGCCAGCCTATGGTTATCCACAGGCGCCATGCCCTCCTTATCCAGCACAAATGATTCCAATATCTCCAGTCATGCCTGGATCCGGTTTTTGCGGTCCGATGCCATATGGGCAAATGCCGTATGGTTATCCGCAAATGGGAGTAATGCCCCAAGTACAAGGAGTGATGGAGGAATCTCCTGAAATGGCCCAGATGCCGATGATGCCAACTCAAAGCCAAATGCCGATGATGCCAACTCAAAGTCAAATGCCAATGATGCCAACTCAAAGTCAAATGCCAATGATGCCAATTCAAAGCCAAATGCCACTAATGCCAATTCAAAGCCAAATGCCACTAATGCCAACAGAAGCTCAAATGCCGATGATGCCAACTCAAAGTCAGATGCCGGTAATGCCGACTCAAAGCAAAATGTCGATGATGCCTGTACAAGGAGTAAAGGAAGATTGTGGCTGCGGCAGCGGAGCTCCACAAATGTTTCAGGGGGCCTATAATCCAGGCTATGGATCACCTGGAATGTATGACATGGGAGCAGCTCCTATGTACGGTACTCCATATGGACAGCAAACGGGTTACCCGCAAATGGGCTATCCAATGCCTGGACAAATGAATCCATATATGAGTCCATATGGACAGGGACCAATGGGAGGTCACGCTTTCGGGATGCCTCGGAGCTTTGAAGAGAGCAGCGATTATGAAGATTAA
- the nadA gene encoding quinolinate synthase NadA — protein sequence MNIFQTLEKGSNVLPEKYRNMTTEELENRVKSIRNKLGKKLFIPGHHYQKDEVIQFADATGDSLKLAQLSEENKEAEHIVFCGVHFMAETADILTTESQKVYLPDMRAGCSMADMADIYQTERAWEKLINLFGETILPLTYVNSTAAIKSFVGEHGGATVTSSNAEKMVQWAFEQKSRILFLPDQHLGRNTAYNLGIGLEEMAVWNPISDTLEYEGPIENIKVILWKGHCSVHENFTVANIEDVRSTYPGMKIIVHPECSREVVALSDMAGSTNYIINAINKAEKGSSWAIGTEMNLVNRIIKQHPDKHIISLNPHMCPCLTMNRIDLPHLVWCLETIEQSEEHNLIKVDKAIAANAKLALERMLIQS from the coding sequence ATGAATATATTTCAAACGCTTGAAAAGGGGTCAAATGTTCTTCCAGAGAAATATCGAAATATGACAACAGAAGAACTAGAGAATAGAGTAAAATCCATTAGAAATAAACTTGGGAAAAAGTTGTTTATTCCGGGTCACCATTACCAAAAGGATGAAGTGATTCAATTTGCAGATGCAACTGGAGATTCCTTGAAGCTCGCTCAATTATCTGAGGAAAATAAAGAGGCAGAGCATATTGTTTTTTGCGGTGTTCATTTTATGGCAGAAACTGCTGATATTTTGACTACAGAAAGTCAAAAGGTTTATCTTCCTGATATGCGAGCAGGTTGCTCAATGGCGGATATGGCGGATATTTACCAAACAGAAAGAGCATGGGAAAAGTTAATCAACCTTTTTGGAGAAACGATCCTTCCATTAACATATGTGAATTCAACTGCTGCCATTAAGTCCTTTGTCGGTGAGCACGGCGGCGCTACAGTTACCTCTTCGAATGCAGAAAAAATGGTTCAATGGGCATTTGAACAAAAATCCAGGATCTTATTCTTACCTGATCAGCATTTAGGCAGAAATACGGCCTATAATTTAGGTATTGGCCTTGAGGAAATGGCTGTGTGGAATCCGATCAGTGATACCCTTGAGTATGAAGGTCCGATCGAGAATATAAAGGTTATCCTCTGGAAGGGGCATTGCTCCGTCCATGAGAATTTCACAGTCGCGAATATCGAGGATGTCCGCAGTACTTATCCAGGTATGAAAATTATCGTCCATCCTGAATGTTCAAGAGAAGTAGTGGCTCTTTCAGATATGGCAGGATCGACCAATTATATTATTAATGCGATTAATAAAGCTGAGAAAGGTTCATCCTGGGCAATTGGAACAGAAATGAATCTTGTCAACCGAATTATTAAGCAGCATCCGGATAAACATATTATCTCGTTAAATCCTCATATGTGTCCATGCCTGACGATGAATCGTATCGATTTGCCTCATCTTGTCTGGTGTCTGGAGACGATTGAACAAAGTGAAGAGCATAACCTAATAAAAGTAGATAAAGCAATTGCAGCAAATGCAAAGCTTGCATTAGAAAGAATGCTAATCCAATCATAA
- the nadC gene encoding carboxylating nicotinate-nucleotide diphosphorylase has product MNKLKLRLQLEQFFLEDIGDRDITSELIFGKEEKGEIVFIAKDHGIFCGEDVIRTGFSILDNEIKVEMKIKDGETIENGQVLATAEGTVAHLLKGERVILNLIQRMSGIATITNKAVSELNSSHTKICDTRKTTPGLRMLEKYAVRCGGGFNHRYGLYDAVMIKDNHITFAGSIEKAVSAVRSHIGHMVKIEVETETKAQVMEAAAASADVIMFDNRQPEEIKEWIPYVPEGIVTEASGGITLDNLSSYSDTGVDYISLGFLTHSAKSLDISVKVKVGE; this is encoded by the coding sequence ATGAACAAATTAAAGCTGCGCTTGCAACTTGAGCAATTTTTTTTGGAGGATATTGGTGATCGGGATATTACGAGTGAGCTTATTTTCGGAAAAGAGGAAAAAGGGGAAATCGTTTTTATTGCTAAGGATCATGGAATTTTCTGCGGGGAGGATGTTATTCGGACTGGATTTTCCATTCTGGACAACGAAATTAAAGTCGAAATGAAGATAAAGGATGGGGAAACCATTGAGAATGGGCAAGTTTTAGCAACAGCAGAAGGAACTGTAGCCCATTTACTAAAGGGTGAAAGAGTCATTCTTAATCTTATTCAGCGAATGAGTGGTATTGCAACAATTACTAATAAAGCTGTTTCCGAATTAAATAGTTCTCATACGAAAATTTGTGATACAAGAAAAACAACGCCGGGCCTAAGAATGCTGGAAAAATACGCTGTACGCTGTGGAGGTGGCTTTAACCACCGTTACGGACTTTATGATGCTGTGATGATTAAAGACAATCATATCACCTTCGCTGGCTCGATTGAAAAGGCAGTTTCAGCTGTTCGTTCACATATTGGTCATATGGTTAAGATTGAGGTAGAGACCGAAACTAAAGCACAAGTAATGGAGGCTGCTGCAGCTAGTGCGGACGTTATCATGTTTGACAATAGACAGCCTGAAGAAATAAAGGAATGGATTCCATACGTGCCTGAAGGGATAGTTACAGAAGCATCTGGCGGAATTACACTTGACAATCTTTCTAGCTACAGTGATACAGGAGTTGATTATATCTCACTTGGCTTCTTAACCCATTCAGCTAAATCATTAGATATCAGTGTAAAGGTTAAGGTTGGGGAGTAA
- the nadB gene encoding L-aspartate oxidase — MKKCNVIIIGSGISALQLAKSLRCDLNVIILTKSNVYNSNSFFAQGGVAAAVGKMDHPDKHYLDTLEAGRFHNDPEAVKKITEEGPALINGLIAEGCSFDIGTDGELLLGMEGAHSDHRIVHSGGDATGRNLIQFMTANVNQNITIMENVFVFDLLMDDAGERCIGVKGKYPDGRTEVFFGEHIVLATGGCGRLFAYTSNADTVTGDGIALAYRAGAEITDMEFIQFHPTLLHINGKAVGLISEAVRGEGGRLVTKAGKSIMESIHPLSDLAPRHIVSQTIYHYLENGEPVFLDISSVKGFEERFPTITALCEEHGINIKEGLLPIVPGSHFLMGGIITDLLGRSSLEGLYAIGEAACSGIHGANRLASNSLLEGLFIGKKLAEWINTSPVLHSVSLKSYGQSSIPMSITKQLPSQASIQKLMMENVGIMRTKDGLSRQKEWLESFHINKQLDGNIDNLSIEEIEMIFMLITAWLVTDSALKRTESRGGHFRQDYPCENDRDWLRKQIIHRRKTEKDDKHEQIKAALAT; from the coding sequence ATGAAAAAGTGCAATGTCATCATTATTGGCAGCGGGATATCGGCTTTGCAATTAGCAAAGAGTCTTCGCTGTGACTTAAATGTGATTATTCTCACAAAGTCTAATGTTTATAATAGTAATTCATTTTTCGCTCAAGGAGGTGTAGCCGCGGCAGTAGGGAAAATGGATCATCCAGATAAGCATTATCTGGATACGTTGGAAGCGGGAAGATTTCATAATGATCCTGAGGCGGTAAAGAAAATAACGGAAGAAGGCCCAGCATTAATAAATGGCTTAATAGCTGAAGGCTGTTCATTTGATATAGGAACGGATGGGGAACTCCTTCTCGGGATGGAAGGAGCACATAGTGATCATCGCATAGTTCACAGTGGAGGCGATGCCACCGGGAGAAATCTCATTCAATTTATGACTGCAAATGTAAACCAGAATATAACCATTATGGAAAATGTTTTTGTATTTGACTTATTAATGGATGATGCTGGAGAGAGATGCATCGGTGTCAAAGGGAAATATCCAGATGGAAGAACAGAAGTCTTTTTTGGTGAACATATTGTTTTAGCAACGGGAGGCTGTGGACGGCTATTTGCTTATACCTCGAATGCTGACACAGTTACTGGAGATGGAATTGCTCTTGCTTATAGGGCAGGTGCCGAGATCACTGATATGGAATTTATCCAGTTCCATCCGACCTTGCTTCATATTAACGGAAAAGCGGTTGGATTAATCTCAGAAGCAGTTCGTGGTGAAGGAGGACGCCTTGTAACAAAGGCTGGCAAATCGATTATGGAAAGCATCCATCCATTAAGTGATTTAGCACCGAGACATATCGTATCTCAAACCATTTACCACTATCTTGAAAATGGAGAGCCCGTTTTTCTGGATATTTCTTCTGTAAAGGGATTTGAAGAACGTTTTCCAACGATAACTGCTTTATGTGAGGAACATGGGATCAACATAAAGGAAGGGCTTCTTCCTATAGTTCCAGGCAGTCACTTCTTAATGGGCGGTATCATAACGGATTTATTAGGACGGAGCAGTTTAGAAGGGCTTTATGCAATTGGGGAAGCAGCTTGTTCAGGCATCCATGGAGCAAATAGACTTGCAAGTAATTCCTTGCTGGAAGGATTATTCATCGGAAAAAAACTCGCTGAATGGATTAATACTTCTCCAGTATTGCATTCAGTTTCTTTGAAATCATATGGACAATCATCGATTCCAATGAGTATAACAAAACAACTGCCTTCTCAAGCTAGCATCCAAAAATTGATGATGGAGAATGTCGGAATTATGCGCACGAAGGATGGCCTCTCTAGGCAGAAGGAATGGCTTGAAAGCTTTCATATCAATAAGCAATTGGATGGGAATATTGATAACTTATCAATTGAAGAAATCGAAATGATATTCATGCTAATAACTGCATGGCTTGTAACAGATTCAGCTTTAAAAAGAACAGAAAGCCGCGGTGGACATTTCAGACAGGATTATCCGTGTGAAAATGATCGGGATTGGCTGCGAAAGCAAATAATCCATCGCCGAAAAACTGAAAAGGATGATAAGCATGAACAAATTAAAGCTGCGCTTGCAACTTGA
- a CDS encoding IscS subfamily cysteine desulfurase, which yields MKYFDYAASCPLDKEAAETFVKAATQYYGNSQSLHDTGSDASSLLENCRSGWANLLQVQKEGIYFTSGGSEGNFLAVHALLTAAKKKGKHIITSMAEHSSIHSTLEKLVNDHHYEVSAVPLDSNGIVDLNQLRSTIREDTVLITIQHGNSEIGTLQPLEEISMLCKKNQILFHSDCVHTFGKTDFSKMALLADSLSISGHKFFGPKGTGAVYINPHLHWMPYYPKTSHERGFRLGTVNVPGIAAMTVAAQKADKNLENNTNHYQQLRKTLLHALEPIQDQYIIYGSDHNQQLPSTIGMSLKGIEGQYVMLECNRMGFAVSTGSACQVGMQTISKTMNAMGIAGKEAKEFIRISFGWNTTEADTEALGKALVRIAQEFLPS from the coding sequence ATGAAATATTTTGATTATGCTGCTAGCTGCCCTCTCGATAAGGAGGCAGCTGAGACATTTGTAAAGGCAGCAACCCAATATTATGGAAACTCACAAAGCCTGCATGATACAGGGAGTGACGCCAGCAGCTTATTAGAAAATTGCCGAAGTGGATGGGCCAATTTACTTCAAGTTCAGAAGGAGGGAATTTATTTTACGAGTGGGGGCTCTGAAGGTAATTTCCTTGCGGTTCACGCACTGTTAACAGCGGCGAAAAAAAAGGGCAAGCATATCATAACTAGCATGGCAGAGCATTCGTCCATTCATAGCACGTTAGAAAAATTAGTCAATGATCATCATTATGAAGTATCAGCAGTCCCCTTAGATTCTAATGGAATAGTTGATTTGAATCAGTTAAGATCAACAATTAGGGAGGATACCGTGCTAATAACCATTCAACATGGAAATTCTGAGATAGGCACCCTCCAGCCTCTTGAAGAAATTAGTATGCTCTGCAAAAAGAATCAAATACTGTTCCACAGCGATTGCGTACACACATTTGGGAAAACGGATTTTAGTAAAATGGCTTTATTGGCCGACAGTCTCTCTATTTCTGGACATAAATTTTTCGGACCTAAAGGAACTGGGGCTGTTTATATAAATCCCCATTTACATTGGATGCCCTACTACCCAAAAACATCTCATGAAAGAGGCTTTAGGCTAGGTACTGTTAATGTCCCGGGTATTGCAGCAATGACCGTAGCTGCCCAAAAGGCTGACAAGAATTTAGAAAATAACACAAATCATTACCAGCAGCTGCGGAAGACCTTATTACATGCCCTTGAACCTATACAGGATCAATATATTATTTATGGCTCTGATCATAATCAACAGCTCCCTTCAACGATTGGAATGAGCTTGAAAGGCATAGAAGGTCAATATGTGATGCTTGAGTGTAATCGGATGGGCTTTGCCGTTTCAACAGGAAGTGCTTGCCAGGTTGGCATGCAAACAATATCTAAAACGATGAATGCCATGGGAATTGCAGGGAAGGAAGCGAAAGAGTTTATTAGAATTTCCTTTGGCTGGAATACAACAGAAGCAGACACAGAAGCATTAGGGAAAGCCCTTGTGAGAATAGCACAAGAATTTCTTCCGAGTTAA
- a CDS encoding transcription repressor NadR, with translation MKDQKKVLGEERRELLLELLKTNGEPITGNELAARTNVSRQVIVGDITLLKARGEPIIATSQGYMYLTQAAISTSVERTVASSHTPERTEEELNLLVDHGVTVKDVRIEHPVYGDLIASVMVSNRKEVKQFIEKIKATNAAYLSELTEGIHLHTLQAASEHKLDEAVDALKKANFMVE, from the coding sequence ATGAAGGATCAGAAAAAGGTACTCGGTGAGGAAAGAAGAGAACTGCTGCTCGAGTTATTAAAGACAAATGGCGAACCGATAACAGGCAATGAGCTAGCAGCTAGAACAAACGTAAGCAGACAGGTCATTGTAGGGGATATTACATTGCTTAAAGCAAGAGGAGAGCCTATCATTGCTACAAGCCAAGGATATATGTACTTAACACAGGCTGCCATCTCCACTTCTGTTGAACGAACCGTAGCAAGCTCCCACACTCCCGAAAGAACAGAAGAAGAGCTGAATTTGCTAGTGGACCATGGAGTAACCGTAAAGGATGTGCGCATTGAACATCCTGTATATGGAGATTTGATTGCTTCTGTAATGGTTTCAAATCGAAAGGAAGTCAAGCAATTTATTGAAAAAATAAAGGCAACAAATGCTGCCTACCTATCAGAGCTTACAGAAGGCATTCACCTCCACACCCTCCAAGCGGCCTCCGAACATAAACTCGATGAAGCAGTCGATGCTTTAAAAAAAGCTAATTTTATGGTGGAATAA
- the pheA gene encoding prephenate dehydratase, whose product MKVGYLGPKATFTDIAVREMFPEEQAVPYLTIPDCFDALIEDDIEIAVVPLENALEGSVNITLDYLVHEVDLPIVGEITCPIRQHFMVHPANKDHWKETGVVYSHSHALAQCHRFLHKELKGTPCEKTTSTAAAAQFVKEHPDIKAGAIANELAAKEYGLEIVREDIHDVSYNHTRFIVLSKNDVHLREEKASFKGYKTTVMITLPDDRAGALHQVLSAFAWRRLNLSKIESRPMKTGLGNYFFIIDVDMKQDDVLIPGVVAELEALDCKVKILGSYPYFQLGMEKSRVHYI is encoded by the coding sequence GTGAAAGTAGGTTATTTGGGTCCAAAAGCAACATTTACTGACATCGCTGTACGGGAAATGTTTCCCGAAGAACAGGCTGTACCCTATTTAACAATTCCTGATTGTTTTGATGCTTTAATAGAGGATGACATTGAAATAGCAGTAGTACCACTAGAGAATGCACTTGAGGGATCGGTTAATATTACACTTGATTATTTAGTTCATGAAGTAGATCTGCCAATCGTTGGGGAAATCACTTGTCCGATTAGGCAGCATTTTATGGTTCATCCGGCAAATAAAGATCACTGGAAGGAAACTGGTGTTGTATACAGCCATTCTCATGCTTTAGCTCAATGTCATAGATTTCTGCATAAAGAGCTAAAGGGGACGCCGTGTGAAAAAACAACATCAACCGCTGCAGCAGCTCAGTTTGTAAAGGAACATCCAGACATTAAAGCGGGAGCCATTGCTAACGAGCTTGCGGCGAAGGAATATGGTCTTGAAATTGTACGTGAGGATATTCACGATGTAAGCTATAACCATACTCGATTTATTGTTCTATCGAAGAACGATGTGCATTTGCGGGAAGAGAAGGCATCATTTAAGGGCTACAAAACGACCGTCATGATTACTTTGCCCGATGATCGTGCCGGAGCTCTTCATCAGGTTCTTTCAGCTTTTGCCTGGAGAAGACTAAATCTTTCTAAGATTGAATCGAGACCAATGAAAACGGGTCTTGGTAATTACTTCTTTATTATCGATGTGGATATGAAGCAGGATGATGTACTTATTCCAGGAGTAGTCGCTGAACTAGAAGCATTAGACTGTAAAGTGAAAATTCTCGGAAGCTATCCATACTTTCAGCTCGGCATGGAAAAAAGCCGAGTTCACTATATATGA
- a CDS encoding ACT domain-containing protein, whose amino-acid sequence MRQEKFDKKFYLVREDVLPEAMKKTLDAKEMIERGKAESVWDAVQKVDLSRSAFYKYRDTVFPFHTVVKERLITLFFYLEDRSGTLSHLLAVVASSGCNVMTIHQTIPLMGRANVTLSLNITEMAMEIEELLANLRKLEFVEKVEVLGSGA is encoded by the coding sequence ATGAGACAGGAGAAGTTCGATAAGAAATTTTACCTCGTTCGGGAGGATGTTCTTCCTGAGGCTATGAAAAAAACGTTAGATGCAAAAGAAATGATTGAGAGAGGGAAGGCAGAATCCGTTTGGGATGCAGTGCAAAAGGTGGATTTGAGCAGGAGCGCCTTTTATAAATACAGGGATACTGTCTTTCCTTTCCATACTGTGGTCAAAGAAAGATTAATTACTTTATTTTTCTATCTGGAAGATCGTTCAGGTACTTTATCCCATTTACTTGCTGTAGTTGCCTCTTCTGGATGTAATGTAATGACGATTCACCAAACGATCCCTTTAATGGGAAGGGCAAACGTGACCCTGAGCTTAAATATTACAGAGATGGCTATGGAAATTGAAGAGTTGCTCGCAAATTTAAGAAAACTAGAGTTTGTAGAAAAAGTTGAGGTACTCGGTTCAGGTGCATAA
- the obgE gene encoding GTPase ObgE translates to MFVDQVKIYVKGGDGGNGMVAFRREKYVPKGGPAGGDGGKGADVVFEVNEGLRTLMDFRYQRHFKATRGEHGMSKNQHGRNAKDMIVKVPPGTVVTDVETNEIIADLTEHGQRAVIARGGRGGRGNSRFATPSNPAPELSEHGEPGIEREVILELKLLADAGLVGFPSVGKSTLLSVVSSARPKIAEYHFTTIAPNLGMVETEDGRSFVLADLPGLIEGAHSGVGLGHQFLRHIERTRVIVHVIDMAATEGRDPYEDYLTINKELREYNLRLTERPQVIVANKMEMPGAEENLQKFKEQIEEDYPVFPISAITRQGLRDLIFAVADKIEKTPEFPLHDEVETGVHRVVYKHEAEETEFVITRDSAGTFIVSGDAIEKLFKMTDFTRDESVRRFARQLRGMGVDEALREKGAKDGDTVKLLEYEFEFIE, encoded by the coding sequence ATGTTTGTCGATCAGGTAAAAATTTATGTTAAAGGCGGAGATGGAGGCAATGGCATGGTTGCCTTCCGCCGCGAAAAATATGTTCCTAAGGGAGGGCCTGCAGGCGGAGATGGCGGTAAGGGTGCAGACGTTGTCTTTGAAGTAAACGAAGGGCTGCGTACACTAATGGATTTCCGTTATCAGCGCCATTTTAAGGCTACGCGCGGGGAGCATGGCATGTCCAAAAACCAGCATGGCAGAAATGCTAAAGATATGATTGTTAAGGTTCCCCCTGGTACAGTTGTCACAGATGTAGAAACAAATGAGATAATTGCTGACCTGACAGAGCATGGCCAACGAGCTGTGATTGCAAGAGGCGGACGAGGAGGAAGAGGAAACTCAAGGTTTGCCACTCCTTCTAATCCAGCACCGGAATTATCAGAGCATGGGGAGCCGGGAATCGAGAGAGAAGTTATTCTTGAATTAAAGCTTTTGGCTGATGCTGGGCTTGTTGGCTTTCCAAGCGTAGGAAAATCAACGCTATTATCTGTTGTATCTTCAGCTAGACCGAAAATTGCAGAATACCATTTTACAACTATTGCTCCAAATCTAGGTATGGTTGAAACAGAAGACGGGCGCAGCTTTGTCCTAGCAGACCTGCCGGGATTAATCGAGGGGGCACACTCAGGAGTCGGTCTTGGCCATCAATTTCTAAGACATATTGAACGTACCCGTGTAATCGTTCACGTCATCGACATGGCGGCTACAGAAGGCAGAGATCCTTATGAAGATTACTTAACCATTAATAAAGAACTACGAGAATATAATTTGCGCTTAACAGAAAGACCCCAAGTTATTGTAGCAAATAAAATGGAAATGCCTGGAGCAGAAGAAAATCTTCAAAAGTTCAAAGAGCAAATTGAAGAAGATTATCCGGTCTTCCCGATTTCGGCAATTACAAGGCAGGGATTAAGAGATTTAATATTTGCTGTTGCTGATAAAATCGAAAAAACACCTGAATTCCCGCTGCATGATGAGGTCGAAACAGGTGTCCATCGCGTAGTATATAAACATGAAGCGGAAGAAACTGAATTTGTCATTACAAGGGATTCAGCTGGCACATTTATTGTTTCAGGAGACGCTATTGAGAAGCTCTTCAAGATGACGGACTTTACTCGGGATGAGTCTGTCCGCCGATTTGCAAGACAGCTTCGTGGAATGGGTGTTGATGAAGCTCTCCGCGAAAAAGGGGCAAAAGATGGGGATACGGTAAAGCTTCTTGAATATGAGTTTGAGTTTATAGAATAA